A region of the Desulfovibrio inopinatus DSM 10711 genome:
GTACTCGACGACAATACCGAGGTTGCCATCAAACACAGCTTGGGTGAAGACAATGTGCGCCATGTCGTTGCGTCGGCCAAACAGTCTGGGGTGACAACGTGCCTCTACTCGGAATCCGCCTGGTACACGGAAGTCATCAATCCTGTCGTGGAGCACGAGGCGATTGTTGTCGGGGCTCCACCGGTTATGGCCGACGCCATAGAAGCCCATGCTGCCGAGGCCGCAAAGCTTCTCCTGGTTGGCGAGCATGACACGTTGCTTCCTTTGCAACACCAGGGACGAGATTTGGGGTTGGCCTGCGAATTCAGCGTACCGAGCTTTTTGGAAATGACCGCGCCAAGTGCCACCAAAGGCCAAGGGCTTGCATTTGTGCTGGATACCCTTGGTATTGACCGCAAACACGCCATCGCCATTGGAGATGGACACAATGACATCGGCATGTTGAAGCTGGCCGGTTATTCCGCGGCACTCGGCAATGCTCCGATGGATGTACGAGATCACGCAGATATTGTGCTTGATACAGTGTACAATGGCGGCGTCGGACACTTTCTCTTGCGTCTTCTGCAAAACAGTTAAGCTTGGATTCATTACCATCTTGGAAAAGCGCATGACAGAACACGGTGTTACCGTTACCATCGGTTCCAACTCCATCACGTCCGACACGTGAGTCTAACTGTCATCCCCTATTTCAAGGAGGCGCGCCATGTTCCGAAATGTTGTGCGACGAGAAACCGCTATCCCCGCGCTCGTCGCGACGCTACTGTTTTGTCTGTGCCTGACGAACACCGCTCACAGTTTCAGTTTCACCTGGCATGAAAACTATCTGGCGTGTGCCAGACGATGCCAAACCGCCGACCAAAGCGCCCCGGAAGAAATCCGCAAAAGCTGTATCGTCAATTGTAATTTTGAAGCCGACCGAGCCCACATGTATCCATCGCCCTACTATCCCACGGGGCCAGCACTGGCGGGCGATGATCCCATATTGCCCATCTACCGACAATGCCTGGACACATGCGGCGATAAAGACGGTCCCCATGCCCGCGCCGCCTGCTATCGCGCGTGCAATAAAACATTACAGGACGGTGGTTTTATTGCGGCAGCCGAAGCAACAATGCAAGCGCAGGACGAACCTGCCGCGGCACCCGCCGACGGGCAGCCCGCAGTGACCGAGGAAGCCCAAGGCACGGACGCTGTAGCTGAAGAAGCAGCTCACCAGGAAGAAGCCATCGAACACGAAGCCGCGGAAGCACAGGACGAANNNNNNNNNNNNNNNNNNNNNNNNNNNNNNNNNNNNNNNNNNNNNNNNNNNNNNNNNNNNNNNNNNNNNNNNNNNNNNNNNNNNNNNNNNNNNNNNNNNNNNNNNNNNNNNNNNNNNNNNNNNNNNNNNNNNNNNNNNNNNNNNNNNNNNNNNNNNNNNNGAGGAAGCCCAAGGCACGGACGCTGTAGCTGAAGAAGCAGCTCACCAGAAAGAAGCCATCGAACACGAAGCCGCGGAAGCACAGGACGAACAGGCTACCGAAACCCAAGAAGAGACTTCGGCCGAAGCGCCTGCAGAGGAACACGCCGCGGCACCAGACGACGAGCAACCCGCTGTGACCGAAGAAGCCCAAGGCACGGATGCCGTTGCTGAAGAAGCAGCTCACCAAGAAGAAGCCGTCGAGCACGAAGCCGCGGAAGCACAGGACGAACAGGCGGCCGAAGCACAGGAAGAAACCGCGACGAAAGAAGTCGTTGCTGTGTCTCCACCGTACACCTCGGTGTCACCTATGACGGTAGCCGACGTCGCGTATTGGGTGGGCATCGTTGCCCTGTACCTCGTGATGTGCGTTGCCTATATGCGTATCGGGGCCAAGTTGGGACGCAGCGAGACGTTGCTGTTTCTTGTTCCCGTGTACAATCTATACTTGCTCATACGCGCAGTACACCTGCCCGCATGGCATGTGATCTTGCTACTCATTCCATTCCTCAACCTCATCTATCTCGCGTTCCTCGCCGGTCGCATTGCGGTATGGATGGGTCGTAGCTTTATCGTGTATTTCATTCTCACATTCTTTTTCTGTATTTCCTTGCTTATTCTGGCATTTGATCCTGCGGCGCAGTCTGACTAGCAGGCTCTTTGCTTAAGGTCGATTTTTCACGCCGGAATGACAGCTCATGGCTTGTCATTCCGGCGTGTTCATTGATTCCGTCTTGCCATAGCGTTCATTGATGATTGAAGACCATAGAAGTATGAATCAGCAATTTGAAAACCACAGTAAAAGCATGCAACTCAATTCACTTATCATGATACTTCATACAAAATAGACTAATTATCTGAATAAAAAATAACTCATTAAACAGACAACAACCATATATACAACCTTTATACATTGACAAAAAACAAATACATACAATACGCTACATCAAAGTAAATAGATAAAATCAAAAAAACATTACAAACAATCTCTTTTATGTCGAAAAATATTTATTCCATACTTTTTCAAGCCGCAATTCAATGATCACACATTTAAAGAATATTTTTCAGCAACATTCAGCAAACACAATTCATTGAATTCTTTATGACATAGACATGGCTTCCCATAATCTCCGTTGTCCAGACACGCATTGCATAATCTTTTCACGGGAGTGCATCATGAGCACATTGAAAGTGGTTGATGGGGTAGAAATACTGACGGTTATTGACAATTACATTGATGTCTTCCTCCCTGACCGTGAGGAAGTGAAACGCTATCCACTATGGAGTGATGGGCATTTGAACCCGCCTTTGCTCGCGGAACATGGTCTGTGTTTGCTTATCACGGTCCATGAGGGTGGACAGAAGCATACGATATTGGTGGATTCAGGGTTCACTTCACAGGGATGTATTCACAATATCGAGACGCTGAAATTGCCATTGGACCAGGTGGAGGCCTTCGTCCTCAGCCATGGACATTTCGATCATATCGGTGCGCTGTACAACTTGTATGAATCCGGATACGTGCCCAAAGGTACACCGCTCCATATGCACTCCACAGCACTTGCCGAACGAGGAATCAAGATTCCGTCGTCAGAACGCTTTACCTTACCGCAAGTTTTTCAAGACGAGCTGGAGAAACATGGCGCCGATGTGCGCATTGAAAATGGGCCGACGCGTATTGCTCATGATTGTTGTCTGTTGACGGGAGAGGTGCCGAGACGTTCTTTTGAAATCGGCTTTCCCATCGGGTGGCGCAATGAAAATAATGAAATTATTCGGGATGATATTCCTGATGATCAATCATTGATTTTTCACGTCAAAGGCAAGGGCCTGGTGGTTGTTCTCGGTTGTGGCCATTCCGGCGTCATCAATATTCTGAACTATGCCAAGGAACTCACAGGATGTGATGATATCTATTTAGTCATGGGTGGCTTTCATCTTACCGGTGAACTTTTCGAAAAATACACGGAACAAACTATCGATGCGCTGGCCGAAATGCATCCCAAGTTAGTCGTTCCAACACACTGCACAGGATTCAACTCCACAGTACGTTTTGCCCAACGCATGCCCGAAGCATTTGTCCTCAACTCCGTCGGAACAACGCTGCAAATATTTGCCGGATAGAGCATGAGGTTGCAGTCTGAGTTCACGCCATATCTGACACAAAAAACGACCCAAAGTGGTCGGTGGGGCACTTTGGGTCGTGGAGGCTGAAGACCGTTTCGGATAAAGAGAGCGGAGCGCAGGGGAATGCGCTCCGTTCCAATACATATCCGTCTCGGTCGTGCTAACCGGTTCTGTGCATACGGCGCAGTCCGGCGAACATCTGTCTGCGGTGAAAGAGACTCGGCGCCAAGGAGCCAGCGTCAGCCATCAGGTATTCATAGTACTCGGCCGGATCGTATCCAACCAAGTAGATGACATTCACCGTATCTTCATTAATCAACTGCGCCTTCGGGAAGTCTTTCTTCACCGTTTCCAGACGCTTTTGAGCCAATACCAAGATGTCTTCGCGATCACCGAACTCCATGGTGCCCGTCGGACAAACCTGGACGCAGGCCGGTTTCAGGCCATTTTTCACCCGATCGTTACACATGGTGCACTTCGACCAGATGCCGGTTTCAGGATTACGGCGAGGAATGTTGTACGGACACAGTTCTTCAGGATCATCGGTATCGATTTCTTTACTCAAATCCGTGTAGTACACCGCGCCGGTTTCCGGATCCTGGATTACAGCGCCTTCGGCAAAGCCATCGCCAACCGCTTTGCACGGTGGGTCAACACAATGCCGGCACTGTTCCGGGAAAAATAACCAATGCAACTTTTCTTCAATGATACGTTCTTCAAACCGGACAAGCTTGTACGTATCCGGATTAAGTTCCTTAGGATTCTGATGCGATCCCCAGTTGCTCGTTTCCGTAGCGGGCAGTTTGTTCCATTGCTTACACGCAATCTGGCAACCGCGACACGCCGTACATCGGGTCAGGTCGATGAGGAAGCTTTTCATGGTCATTCTCCTCCTTAGCTCTTGGCCTTCGTGACGTTGACCATGAAGGCTTTAGTCTCGGGGATACCCGTGTTCGGGTCACCGACCGAGGGTGTAAGCAGGTTGGCTGCGTCGCCGCCATTTTTGGGGAAGCGCCAGCCGTAATGCCATGGAATACCAACCTGGTGAATCTGCTCGCCCATGACCGTAAACGGTTTGAGTCGACGGGTGACAATGGCAATGGCCCAGAGTTTACCACGCGGGTTCTCCAGAATAACCTTGTCACCGTTTTCGATGCCGCGCATTTTCGCCAGTTCCGGGCTCATTTCGCAGAACATCTGAGGCTCGGCTTCAAGTAACCACGGTGTGTAGCGCGTCATGACACCGGTCTGCCAATGTTCGGTCACCCGATAGGTTGAACACACAAACGGATAACGCGGATCACAGACCGATTTCTTTTCTTCCTTGAACTGCAGGGCCACAGGGCTATGCAATTGCTTGGAGAACGGATGCTCGGCGATCGGGCATTCCAGCGGTTCATAGTATTCCGGGAACGGTCCGTCAGCAGTACCCGGTCCGAAGATGTGAGCAAAACCGGACGGTTTCATGATGAAGGCATGCTTGGAACCCGGAGGCCATCCACCGTCGGGAACATCGCCTTCCCACTTCTTGCCATTCCACTTGATAACTGCTTTTTGTGGTGCATACGGCTGCCCTTCCAAGTTCACCGACGCGCGGTTGTACAGAATGCGCCGGTTGACGGGCCAACACCAGGACCAACCGGGATACAGACCGATCGTAGCCTGCATATCGGTTTCTTTCTTGTCACGACGGGCGGCCATGTTGCCTTTTTCCGTGTAGGATCCGCAGTACAGCCAGTTTCCCGAGCAGGTGTTGCCATCATTCTGCAAGAAGGCAAAACTCGGAACAAGTTCACCTTGCTTGTAGGTCTTGTCTTTAATAGTCACATCTTTCAGGAAGTATCCATTGATGACTTTGGCAACCTTATGCGGATCGAACTCGCCATGCTCGTTGTCGTAATCCCATGTCAATCCATTGATAGGACCGGGGAAAACGGCCTTCGTATCTTTGGCGTATAAGCCTTTGATGCGATTCATGAGATCAAGGATAATATCGCCGTCCGGCCGGGTGTTTCCAAGCGGTTTCGGTCCCTGATAGCGCCACTGCATCCAACGGCCCGAGTTGGTAATGGAACCTTCCTTCTCGATGGAAACACAACACGGGAGGAAAAAGACCTCGGTCTTGACCTTTCTAGGGTCCATGTTCGGGCCTTTCCAGAACGAATTGGTCTCGTTGTCAAAGATGTTGACGTTGACAAGCCAATCGAGTTTGGAGAGCGC
Encoded here:
- a CDS encoding Cof-type HAD-IIB family hydrolase yields the protein MRHHTPRPIPALDDIKLLALDIDGTLVTRWNHIPKHVIATIRAVAEHGVKVMLASARPPISVRLIMEILGLHGYAVSLNGAIVLDDNTEVAIKHSLGEDNVRHVVASAKQSGVTTCLYSESAWYTEVINPVVEHEAIVVGAPPVMADAIEAHAAEAAKLLLVGEHDTLLPLQHQGRDLGLACEFSVPSFLEMTAPSATKGQGLAFVLDTLGIDRKHAIAIGDGHNDIGMLKLAGYSAALGNAPMDVRDHADIVLDTVYNGGVGHFLLRLLQNS
- a CDS encoding DUF5684 domain-containing protein is translated as EEAQGTDAVAEEAAHQKEAIEHEAAEAQDEQATETQEETSAEAPAEEHAAAPDDEQPAVTEEAQGTDAVAEEAAHQEEAVEHEAAEAQDEQAAEAQEETATKEVVAVSPPYTSVSPMTVADVAYWVGIVALYLVMCVAYMRIGAKLGRSETLLFLVPVYNLYLLIRAVHLPAWHVILLLIPFLNLIYLAFLAGRIAVWMGRSFIVYFILTFFFCISLLILAFDPAAQSD
- a CDS encoding MBL fold metallo-hydrolase yields the protein MSTLKVVDGVEILTVIDNYIDVFLPDREEVKRYPLWSDGHLNPPLLAEHGLCLLITVHEGGQKHTILVDSGFTSQGCIHNIETLKLPLDQVEAFVLSHGHFDHIGALYNLYESGYVPKGTPLHMHSTALAERGIKIPSSERFTLPQVFQDELEKHGADVRIENGPTRIAHDCCLLTGEVPRRSFEIGFPIGWRNENNEIIRDDIPDDQSLIFHVKGKGLVVVLGCGHSGVINILNYAKELTGCDDIYLVMGGFHLTGELFEKYTEQTIDALAEMHPKLVVPTHCTGFNSTVRFAQRMPEAFVLNSVGTTLQIFAG
- a CDS encoding 4Fe-4S dicluster domain-containing protein, with the protein product MTMKSFLIDLTRCTACRGCQIACKQWNKLPATETSNWGSHQNPKELNPDTYKLVRFEERIIEEKLHWLFFPEQCRHCVDPPCKAVGDGFAEGAVIQDPETGAVYYTDLSKEIDTDDPEELCPYNIPRRNPETGIWSKCTMCNDRVKNGLKPACVQVCPTGTMEFGDREDILVLAQKRLETVKKDFPKAQLINEDTVNVIYLVGYDPAEYYEYLMADAGSLAPSLFHRRQMFAGLRRMHRTG